Proteins found in one Chloroflexota bacterium genomic segment:
- a CDS encoding IS5/IS1182 family transposase, which produces VENGFRDFKEWRAVATRYAKKTASYLAACQIRALAIWMKLL; this is translated from the coding sequence GGTGGAGAATGGCTTTCGAGACTTCAAGGAATGGCGGGCAGTGGCCACTCGCTACGCCAAAAAGACGGCATCGTACCTGGCTGCCTGCCAGATCCGGGCACTGGCCATTTGGATGAAATTACTTTGA